One Nitrospira sp. DNA window includes the following coding sequences:
- a CDS encoding Type III restriction-modification enzyme, helicase subunit has product MSAYEVPQPILNSPFDAPREHWHIVEGETPVTRPGRRPAMYFYRDPKAKPETEAGRVVGTAVELTLVNRIREQVQRWRSEGYPGVTRTTLELLQWWRRDGRVQRLFFAQLDAAETIIFLCEARADFRQGIDVPQESLSEEKRAQGFAGFRRYASKMATGSGKTTVMGMLAAWNILNKVNDRSDARFSDVVLIVCPNVTIKNRLRELDPDGGEASLYRTRDLVPSHLMPLLSQGKVLVTNWHVFEPQAVQTGGVGARVNRAGVEVRTKETITIGTKTTTARGTRYLTREDLERQVAAGLLTLLAEEHDKDGTLKKVSVESKRYVESDTALVNRILGRAVGGKQNILVMNDEAHHAYRIVREERDEQEEDLFGEDEEAEDFFKEATVWIDGLDRIQKLRGINFCLDLSATPYFLGRVGQDTNRPFPWVVSDFGLIDAIESGLVKIPQLAVRDTTGKDIPGYFNIWHWILPQLTPAERGGKRANPKPEAILKYANHPIAMLGGLWEKEGENWATQRDDRRPPVFILVCKNTQIAKVLYDWLADDKPPTGIPPVKITSFKNQSGVVNTIRVDSKVIHESDSGEAKSDEVRWMRFTLDTVGKIAWPTDRLRRPLYPEGFKDLAEKLKRPDHPPGRDVRCIVSVGMLTEGWDCNTVTHIIGLRPFMSQLLCEQVVGRGLRRASYELGPDGKLTEEVAKVFGVPFEVIPFKANPQGQPRPRVERHHVHAIPAKSQFAITYPRVEGYTQAIRNRVTVDWAHVPSLVLEPGRIPPEVEVKGLHVTNRGRLSLSGPGKVDDVTLKEFRAKRRIQELIFDLAQTLTRDYVAQKHCAIPPHVLFPQLTAIIQQYLDNKIEARPPADHKDLFLAPYYGWVVERLLEAIRPDTSQGEAPEVPRYEASRGPGSTGDVDFWTSRDVREVTRCHLNYAVADTVQWEQSAVYYLDKHEAIEAFVKNAGLGFAIPYLHNGQMHDYVPDFLVRLKTARPLHLILETKGYDPLEEVKRAAAERWVAAVNADGTYGTWAYRVAKKVSDIPSLIENLMTT; this is encoded by the coding sequence ATGAGCGCCTACGAAGTTCCTCAACCCATTCTCAATTCTCCGTTCGACGCGCCCCGTGAACATTGGCACATCGTCGAAGGGGAAACGCCCGTGACCAGGCCGGGCCGCCGTCCTGCCATGTATTTCTATCGCGATCCCAAGGCCAAACCCGAGACCGAGGCCGGGCGCGTGGTCGGGACTGCCGTCGAACTCACCCTGGTCAACCGCATTCGTGAGCAGGTGCAGCGCTGGCGGTCGGAGGGCTATCCCGGCGTGACCCGCACGACCCTCGAACTGTTGCAATGGTGGCGGCGGGATGGACGGGTGCAGCGCCTGTTCTTCGCGCAGCTTGATGCGGCGGAGACGATCATCTTTCTCTGCGAAGCGCGGGCGGATTTTCGTCAAGGGATCGACGTGCCGCAGGAGTCGCTGAGCGAGGAAAAACGGGCACAGGGGTTCGCGGGATTTCGACGCTATGCCTCCAAGATGGCCACCGGGTCCGGGAAGACGACGGTGATGGGCATGTTGGCCGCCTGGAACATTCTCAACAAGGTCAACGATCGCAGCGATGCGAGATTTTCCGATGTCGTGCTGATTGTCTGTCCCAACGTGACGATCAAGAACCGGCTCCGCGAACTGGACCCTGACGGGGGAGAGGCCAGTCTCTACCGTACGCGGGACCTCGTGCCGTCGCACCTCATGCCCCTGCTCTCGCAAGGCAAGGTGCTGGTGACGAATTGGCATGTGTTTGAACCGCAGGCGGTGCAGACCGGCGGCGTCGGAGCCAGGGTGAATCGGGCCGGCGTCGAGGTACGCACGAAAGAGACCATCACGATCGGCACGAAGACCACGACGGCGCGCGGCACGCGATACCTGACCAGGGAGGATCTCGAACGGCAGGTCGCCGCCGGGTTGCTCACGCTGCTGGCCGAGGAACATGACAAGGACGGCACGCTCAAGAAAGTCAGCGTCGAGTCCAAGCGGTATGTCGAGAGCGATACGGCGCTCGTCAACCGAATTCTCGGCCGTGCCGTAGGCGGGAAGCAGAACATCCTGGTGATGAACGACGAAGCGCACCATGCCTATCGGATCGTCCGCGAGGAGCGAGATGAACAGGAGGAGGATCTCTTCGGGGAAGATGAGGAAGCCGAGGATTTCTTCAAGGAAGCGACGGTATGGATCGATGGGCTGGATCGTATCCAGAAATTGCGGGGGATTAATTTCTGCCTCGACCTGTCCGCCACACCCTATTTTCTCGGGCGAGTGGGGCAGGATACCAATCGACCGTTTCCCTGGGTCGTGAGCGATTTCGGGTTGATCGATGCGATCGAGTCCGGCTTGGTGAAGATTCCTCAGCTTGCCGTCAGGGATACGACGGGGAAAGACATTCCCGGCTACTTCAATATTTGGCACTGGATCTTGCCGCAACTCACGCCCGCCGAGCGGGGCGGGAAGCGGGCCAACCCCAAGCCCGAAGCCATCCTGAAGTATGCCAACCATCCCATCGCGATGTTGGGCGGCCTGTGGGAGAAAGAAGGGGAGAATTGGGCCACCCAACGCGATGACCGGCGACCGCCGGTCTTCATTCTGGTGTGCAAGAACACCCAGATCGCCAAGGTCCTCTACGATTGGCTGGCGGACGACAAGCCGCCGACAGGCATTCCGCCGGTGAAAATCACGAGCTTCAAGAACCAGTCCGGTGTCGTGAACACCATTCGAGTGGATTCCAAGGTCATCCATGAATCGGACAGCGGCGAGGCGAAGAGCGATGAGGTGCGTTGGATGAGATTCACGCTGGATACGGTGGGGAAAATCGCCTGGCCGACGGATCGGCTCAGGCGCCCGCTCTATCCGGAAGGCTTCAAGGACCTGGCGGAGAAACTCAAGCGGCCTGACCATCCGCCGGGTCGGGACGTGCGTTGCATCGTCAGCGTCGGCATGCTGACGGAGGGTTGGGACTGCAATACGGTGACGCACATTATCGGGCTGCGGCCCTTCATGTCTCAACTCCTGTGCGAGCAGGTGGTCGGGCGCGGCCTGCGCAGAGCGAGCTACGAACTGGGCCCTGATGGCAAACTGACCGAAGAGGTGGCCAAGGTCTTCGGCGTGCCCTTCGAAGTCATCCCCTTCAAGGCCAACCCTCAGGGGCAGCCACGGCCTCGCGTAGAACGGCATCACGTACATGCCATTCCGGCCAAGTCGCAATTCGCCATTACCTATCCCCGAGTCGAGGGTTATACCCAGGCCATTCGCAATCGGGTGACGGTGGATTGGGCTCATGTGCCGTCCCTGGTCTTGGAACCGGGTCGCATCCCGCCTGAAGTGGAGGTGAAGGGGCTGCACGTCACCAACCGCGGACGGCTTTCCCTGTCAGGCCCAGGCAAAGTCGATGATGTCACCCTCAAGGAGTTTCGAGCGAAGCGCCGCATTCAAGAACTGATTTTTGATCTGGCTCAAACGCTGACCCGCGACTATGTCGCCCAGAAGCATTGCGCGATTCCTCCCCATGTCCTGTTTCCTCAACTGACCGCCATCATTCAACAGTATCTCGACAACAAGATCGAGGCTCGGCCGCCGGCGGATCACAAAGACCTCTTTCTCGCGCCCTATTACGGCTGGGTGGTGGAGCGACTGCTGGAGGCGATTCGCCCCGATACGTCACAGGGTGAAGCGCCTGAAGTGCCGCGTTATGAAGCCAGCCGAGGGCCCGGTTCGACGGGCGATGTGGATTTCTGGACGAGCCGCGACGTGCGGGAGGTGACGCGGTGCCATTTGAACTATGCCGTCGCCGATACGGTTCAATGGGAGCAGTCAGCCGTCTACTACTTGGATAAACATGAGGCGATAGAGGCCTTTGTGAAGAATGCGGGGCTCGGGTTCGCGATTCCCTATCTCCATAACGGGCAGATGCATGACTACGTGCCGGATTTTCTCGTCCGACTGAAGACCGCTCGCCCGTTGCACCTGATTCTGGAGACGAAAGGCTACGATCCGCTCGAAGAAGTGAAGCGGGCGGCAGCCGAGCGGTGGGTGGCTGCGGTGAACGCCGACGGAACCTATGGGACTTGGGCCTACCGTGTGGCCAAGAAAGTATCGGATATTCCGTCACTCATTGAAAATCTGATGACAACATAG